The stretch of DNA TGTAAAAGAGGAGAAAGAAATTTATATGATATATAAAGGAAATACTCTACAAACAGAAAGCGACGAAGTTAAACACGCCATAGATGCTTATCAAGATGCGGTTGAAATAGTTAATGTATTTAAAAAAGGTATTTTTAACACTAGTGATAAAAATAGCCACTCTAACCTCTCAAGAGATCTAGTAGAGGCACTTGATACTATTGGCAACAATAACATAAAGGGGATATATGTGGGGTGTAAAAAGGCAAATACCGATAGTGATCGTACAATCCCTCCTCGCCTAGTAGGTCGTCTAGCCACCACCATAGTTATGGAAGATGGTCTTTACATAGGATAACAGATGAAAAAGATCATATTTATAACTTTAGCTATCTTAGCAATCGCAGTAGTAGCAGTAATAAGCAAAGGAAATTTACAAGATAAAGGAAATTTAATGGATAACACTAATACATATACGGTTATAGCTCCAAACGGAAAGGAGGTCTGGCTTGATAAAAATACAAATTTAATAGTAGCAAAGCCAGATAGTAAAATAGATGCTAAAAACAGGATCGCAAACAAAGAAGCTTCTGAGTTAGTTGTTCAAGCTCGCTCCATCCTAGACTCATCTCCATATAAAAACTATAAACCACTATACTATAACCCTAAACCAAACTCTTTAGGTCAAACAGACTATCTATCATTTAAACCTTGGCTAGATATTAGCTATAAATCAAGCTCAAATAAACTATCACCTTGGACTAAATCAGAAAAAGCTTACTATGAAAGCTTAAAAGATAAAAGAGATAGATATATCTATCTAGTAAAAAGAAGTAATCTAAAATGTACTATGATAGATATCCCTGAAGATGCAATAGCTAGAGTAGATAGCAAAGGCAAACTAACTAAACCTGAATATGCTGAAATTTATGATGAAGTAAATTCTAATAGAAAAACTCTAAAATCAGAACTATTTGCAGCAGAGTGGAATATATGTGCTGGAGTATTAGGAAATACAGCTGGATTTTCAAGGGGGGTTGGATTAGGTTATGCAGGATTTAAAGCAAGAGCATATCAATCAATGTTTCTATCAGCTCAGCTTGGTAAAAAAGAAGCTTTAGAGGGACTAGCAGACTTGTTTGAATACTCTACCTATCTAGTAGGTCTTAATAAAAATTTACAAATGGCTGAAGAATTTAGGAAACTAGCTAAAAATCCTCCACTAGATGAATATGGAATGATGCCTTACCTTGATGAGATAGTTGGAAGCTATTTCGTGATGGATTTTAATATAGGTGGGGTCGTTAATAATCCAGATGGCTCAATCCATAGGCATTTAAGAAAGCTCGTAGAAGATGAAGGAAAACTTCTAGACCCTAGAGACCTAGATGCAAACGAGACTACAAGGGAAGAATTTGAAAAATATTCAAAAAAAGTATTAGAAGATTATAAGGAAAAGTTTGACGAAGTCGGTTATCCAAACACATGGGATGATCGCGATTTATCTCTCTACATCGACTCCACCCTCCTAGAATCTAAGATAATGTCTCTAACTCCACCTGAGGGTTATCCTAATGCACCATACTATAACACACCAGAAGAGCTAACAAGACTATATGAGGCTGGTAAATTAGATAAAAAGCTAAATCCACTAACGCCAGTAATGTATAGAGAAAGTTTTCCTGAAGATCTTAGGCAAAAGATCCTAAGCTATGCTAAAGAGCATAATATAAAGGATTAGATAATAAATTTAATATCTATGGCTCCAAACAAACGGAGCCAAACATAAATATATTAAGCCACTACAATCAAAGACATAATCATCTCTATGATAACTGGCCTAATAGAACTTTATAAAACCTCATATGAAAAACTAGAAGAAAACTATAAAGAGATAATGTATGTANNNNNNNNNNNNNNNNNNNNNNNNNNNNNNNNNNNNNNNNNNNNNNNNNNNNNNNNNNNNNNNNNNNNNNNNNNNNNNNNNNNNNNNNNNNNNNNNNNNNNNNNNNNNNNNNNNNNNNNNNNNNNNNNNNNNNNNNNNNNNNNNNNNNNNNNNNNNNNNNNNNNNNNNNNNNNNNNNNNNNNNNNNNNNNNNNNNNNNNNNNNNNNNNNNNNNNNNNNNNNNNNNNNNNNNNNNNNNNNNNNNNNNNNNNNNNNNNNNNNNNNNNNNNNNNNNNNNNNNNNNNNNNNNNNNNNNNNNNNNNNNNNNNNNNNNNNNNNNNNNNNNNNNNNNNNNNNNNNNNNNNNNNNNNNNNNNNNNNNNNNNNNNNNNNNNNNNNNNNNNNNNNNNNNNNNNNNNNNNNNNNNNNNNNNNNNNNNNNNNNNNNNNNNNNNNNNNNNNNNNNNNNNNNNNNNNNNNNNNNNNNNNNNNNNNNNNNNNNNNNNNNNNNNNNNNNNNNNNNNNNNNNNNNNNNNNNNNNNNNNNNNNNNNNNNNNNNNNNNNNNNNNNNNNNNNNNNNNNNNNNNNNNNNNNNNNNNNNNNNNNNNNNNNNNNNNNNNNNNNNNNNNNNNNNNNNNNNNNNNNNNNNNNNNNNNNNNNNNNNNNNNNNNNNNNNNNNNNNNNNNNNNNNNNNNNNNNNNNNNNNNNNNNNNNNNNNNNNNNNNNNNNNNNNNNNNNNNNNNNNNNNNNNNNNNNNNNNNNNNNNNNNNNNNNNNNNNNNNNNNNNNNNNNNNNNNNNNNNNNNNNNNNNNNNNNNNNNNNNNNNNNNNNNNNNNNNNNNNNNNNNNNNNNNNNNNNNNNNNNNNNNNNNNNNNNNNNNNNNNNNNNNNNNNNNNNNNNNNNNNNNNNNNNNNNNNNNNNNNNNNNNNNNNNNNNNNNNNNNNNNNNNNNNNNNNNNNNNNNNNNNNNNNNNNNNNNNNNNNNNNNNNNNNNNNNNNNNNNNNNNNNNNNNNNNNNNNNNNNNNNNNNNNNNNNNNNNNNNNNNNNNNNNNNNNNNNNNNNNNNNNNNNNNNNNNNNNNNNNNNNNNNNNNNNNNNNNNNNNNNNNNNNNNNNNNNNNNNNNNNNNNNNNNNNNNNNNNNNNNNNNNNNNNNNNNNNNNNNNNNNNNN from Campylobacter concisus encodes:
- a CDS encoding thioredoxin reductase; protein product: MKKIIFITLAILAIAVVAVISKGNLQDKGNLMDNTNTYTVIAPNGKEVWLDKNTNLIVAKPDSKIDAKNRIANKEASELVVQARSILDSSPYKNYKPLYYNPKPNSLGQTDYLSFKPWLDISYKSSSNKLSPWTKSEKAYYESLKDKRDRYIYLVKRSNLKCTMIDIPEDAIARVDSKGKLTKPEYAEIYDEVNSNRKTLKSELFAAEWNICAGVLGNTAGFSRGVGLGYAGFKARAYQSMFLSAQLGKKEALEGLADLFEYSTYLVGLNKNLQMAEEFRKLAKNPPLDEYGMMPYLDEIVGSYFVMDFNIGGVVNNPDGSIHRHLRKLVEDEGKLLDPRDLDANETTREEFEKYSKKVLEDYKEKFDEVGYPNTWDDRDLSLYIDSTLLESKIMSLTPPEGYPNAPYYNTPEELTRLYEAGKLDKKLNPLTPVMYRESFPEDLRQKILSYAKEHNIKD